In Acidobacteriota bacterium, one DNA window encodes the following:
- the moaC gene encoding cyclic pyranopterin monophosphate synthase MoaC — MDMTLTHADEEGRARMVDVSDKPVTTRTAVASGFVRMAAATVEAIREHRTPKGDPLEVARLAGIMAAKRTAELIPLCHSLPLNHADVQLELRVDGIAIVATASTDSKTGVEMEALTAASVAALTIYDMCKAIDKAMVITDIRLESKSGGRSGDYKRSDE, encoded by the coding sequence ATGGACATGACTCTCACTCACGCTGACGAGGAAGGGCGCGCGCGGATGGTGGATGTAAGCGACAAGCCCGTCACCACGCGCACGGCGGTTGCGAGCGGATTCGTGCGAATGGCTGCGGCCACGGTGGAAGCTATTCGCGAACATCGCACCCCCAAAGGCGATCCACTGGAAGTGGCCCGGCTGGCAGGAATCATGGCCGCCAAGCGTACGGCGGAGTTGATCCCGCTGTGCCACAGCCTTCCGCTCAATCATGCGGACGTGCAGCTCGAGTTGAGAGTTGACGGAATAGCCATCGTCGCGACAGCGAGCACTGACAGCAAGACCGGCGTCGAGATGGAAGCGCTCACCGCAGCTTCGGTGGCCGCGCTGACGATCTACGATATGTGCAAGGCGATAGACAAAGCCATGGTGATAACCGACATCAGGTTGGAATCAAAGAGCGGCGGACGGTCGGGCGACTACAAGAGAAGTGATGAGTGA